One Anolis carolinensis isolate JA03-04 chromosome 4, rAnoCar3.1.pri, whole genome shotgun sequence DNA window includes the following coding sequences:
- the ppard gene encoding peroxisome proliferator-activated receptor delta isoform X1 yields the protein MLSKTLPLLLVLWNGWMLVSAMQNVSAIPVKLWACSPKGGGVEAKLLCRMHGLYANRSNPGVFQNLYMFYAASDSINCHWRDLANCTLKASGEVGHFCYDMQADMFRIPVFCRPLKTHMDSHSTRVSITPDSSCGVALISAALWKPGAPLHLRAVVGSQTTRVPGDQLQLSLISPSGNNVTHLIVNWESHEWELKRAELMKQGPPDWVVPIQGTDCDQKTSSIRFKFYGQISITEEISEQGIYRVELGSQNKTVLKFNPLIIDLLPLRHMTNPIVGSHVLKMDQPEQIVLQPQTSLKEVQIHFQGLNVSQRIPQCAPFLKVSHSGWLEWVKMWEGVHHGERIKRELKDWIGSLGAGISIIDAANIEVLANKLSYSTKQIGKLTAPLTKSLLQLTEQPQAISKVLPVWEEILENDNIMIVSGIQSFQNNVSLALACEQAQAITQNVVMGMVREAKAGKIPMEVNKLIWPELTPGERTLESWWRLLNASYDSAHNMLRLFIITVEATQIIQVYPVVPLGFQIEKDLVMYSRDSNQWAHMRDGDWQTVNVQGCVKRENLGFICDDNSLEEHHECFSPQLINNSHCSFEVIQEETSTVVYTGKGCICVRTPCEFVIINGLVIQPMLPYINRCFCNISVIVGCDFQFRVPVWTVQHMKAYPSLYREISPISFGFGLSTLKNLLSHPSLKQELLKLRDMGENATLEIQHRNQAIAQIVAKVKSSGDHAWWEVLLGWSPSSNGMLNIALHPIVVILIFQVTLVFALLLLIGWMKRQTRRLHDLEHQISAARVKL from the coding sequence ATGCTTTCCAAGACGTTGCCTTTGCTGTTGGTCTTGTGGAACGGGTGGATGCTtgtttctgccatgcagaatGTGTCTGCCATACCTGTGAAGCTGTGGGCCTGTTCACCAAAAGGAGGAGGAGTTGAAGCAAAGTTGCTCTGCCGCATGCATGGATTGTATGCCAACCGATCCAACCCTGGAGTGTTTCAAAATCTGTACATGTTCTATGCTGCCTCTGACTCAATCAACTGCCATTGGAGAGACTTAGCAAATTGTACCCTTAAGGCCAGTGGTGAAGTTGGACATTTTTGTTATGATATGCAAGCAGATATGTTTCGTATTCCTGTTTTTTGCCGACCCTTAAAAACACATATGGATTCCCATTCAACCAGAGTCAGCATCACCCCGGACAGTTCATGTGGTGTTGCTCTAATTTCTGCTGCCTTATGGAAACCTGGCGCGCCCCTACACCTGAGAGCTGTTGTTGGGAGTCAAACTACTAGGGTTCCTGGAGATCAGTTGCAGTTGTCCTTGATTTCACCCTCTGGAAACAACGTCACCCACCTAATTGTTAATTGGGAATCACATGAGTGGGAATTAAAAAGAGCTGAGTTAATGAAACAGGGTCCCCCAGATTGGGTGGTACCAATTCAAGGAACAGACTGTGACCAGAAAACATCCTCTATTAGGTTTAAATTCTATGGACAAATCTCCATCACAGAAGAAATAAGTGAGCAAGGCATATACAGGGTTGAACTGGGCTCTCAAAACAAAACAGTTCTTAAATTCAACCCTCTGATCATAGATCTTCTCCCCCTCCGTCACATGACAAATCCCATTGTTGGGTCCCATGTACTGAAAATGGATCAACCTGAGCAGATTGTCTTGCAACCTCAGACTTCTCTGAAGGAAGTGCAGATTCATTTCCAAGGCTTGAATGTATCACAAAGAATCCCCCAGTGTGCCCCCTTTCTTAAAGTAAGCCACAGCGGTTGGCTGGAGTGGGTTAAAATGTGGGAGGGAGTGCATCATGGAGAAAGGATTAAGAGAGAATTGAAAGATTGGATTGGCTCTCTTGGGGCAGGAATTTCTATCATAGATGCAGCCAATATAGAAGTGCTAGCTAATAAACTTTCATATTCAACAAAGCAGATAGGGAAACTGACTGCCCCATTAACCAAATCTCTCCTGCAGCTCACAGAACAACCACAGGCCATCAGTAAAGTCCTCCCAGTTTGggaagaaatattggaaaatgacaATATTATGATAGTATCTGGAATTCAGTCCTTTCAAAATAATGTTTCTCTGGCACTAGCATGCGAACAAGCACAAGCAATCACACAAAATGTAGTCATGGGAATGGTACGAGAGGCTAAAGCAGGGAAGATTCCCATGGAGGTAAACAAGTTAATCTGGCCAGAGCTTACCCCAGGTGAAAGAACTTTGGAGTCTTGGTGGAGGTTATTAAACGCATCTTACGATTCTGCCCACAATATGCTGCGGCTGTTCATAATAACTGTAGAAGCCACCCAAATTATTCAAGTCTATCCAGTCGTCCCTCTAGGATTCCAGATTGAAAAGGATTTGGTCATGTATTCTAGAGACTCCAATCAGTGGGCACACATGAGGGATGGTGACTGGCAAACAGTTAATGTGCAAGGTTGTGTGAAGAGGGAAAACTTGGGTTTTATATGTGATGATAATAGTTTAGAAGAGCACCATGAGTGCTTCTCTCCTCAGCTTATAAATAACTCTCATTGTTCATTTGAAGTAATTCAAGAAGAAACTTCTACAGTTGTGTATACTGGGAAGGGATGTATTTGTGTAAGAACACCATGTGAGTTTGTAATCATTAATGGCCTTGTAATACAACCTATGCTGCCTTATATTAATCGTTGTTTTTGTAATATTAGTGTAATTGTAGGATGTGATTTCCAATTTCGGGTGCCTGTTTGGACTGTGCAACATATGAAGGCTTACCCCTCTTTGTATAGAGAGATCTCTCCTATCTCTTTTGGCTTTGGTCTTTCTACTCTGAAAAATCTGCTTTCTCACCCTTCCCTCAAGCAGGAATTGTTGAAACTTAGAGACATGGGTGAAAATGCCACATTGGAGATTCAGCACAGAAATCAGGCAATTGCTCAGATTGTAGCTAAAGTTAAGTCATCTGGAGACCACGCTTGGTGGGAGGTGCTTCTTGGATGGTCACCAAGTTCAAATGGCATGCTAAATATTGCCCTCCACCCCATTGTGGTGATTTTAATCTTCCAAGTAACGCTGGTATTTGCCTTGTTATTATTGATTGGATGGATGAAACGGCAAACACGCAGACTCCATGATCTAGAACACCAAATTAGTGCGGCCAGAGTGAAGTTGTGA